From one Methylomonas paludis genomic stretch:
- a CDS encoding VanZ family protein has protein sequence MLNYISTPVSRSIVLVVVIVAWIGLLFTESSHPSAEIFDKIEGLDKVAHFFAFGVLSLLASAASLLLSSKPSLSIFSAPLLIVSVVGALEEWYQMYVPTRNASFADLMADVLGAIFAILLANWLARLNRTHQHFPTNKA, from the coding sequence ATGCTGAATTACATTTCCACACCGGTGTCGCGTTCTATCGTGTTAGTGGTTGTAATTGTTGCGTGGATAGGGCTTCTGTTTACGGAGTCTTCCCATCCCTCGGCTGAAATTTTTGACAAAATTGAAGGTTTGGATAAGGTAGCGCACTTTTTTGCGTTTGGAGTGTTGAGCCTGTTGGCTTCCGCAGCCAGTCTGTTGCTTAGCTCCAAACCCAGCCTATCCATATTTTCGGCTCCATTGCTGATTGTGTCGGTTGTCGGTGCTTTGGAAGAATGGTATCAAATGTATGTGCCTACCAGAAATGCCAGTTTTGCCGACTTAATGGCCGATGTTTTAGGGGCAATTTTCGCTATTCTACTGGCTAATTGGCTGGCACGTCTGAACCGTACCCATCAACATTTTCCTACCAATAAAGCCTGA
- the phoU gene encoding phosphate signaling complex protein PhoU yields the protein MDNNKIKQHISRQFNEEMEDIRNKVLAMGGLVEQQVDLATKAFMGYDMEGAETVVKQDQLVNELEKDIDHECTEIMARRQPAAFDLRMLIATIKIITDLERIGDEAARIARMTMRLEGSDYYQDKYYEIEHLLELVKDMLNGALDAYARTDVEEVIEITAQDTKVDREYTSITRQLITQMMENPRNITRALDMLWTARALERIGDHACNVCEHVIYMVKGKDVRHVSREELEKTVKTAR from the coding sequence ATGGACAATAACAAAATTAAACAACACATTTCCCGGCAATTTAATGAGGAGATGGAAGATATTCGCAATAAAGTGCTTGCTATGGGTGGCCTGGTGGAACAACAGGTTGATCTGGCCACCAAAGCCTTTATGGGTTATGACATGGAGGGCGCGGAAACTGTAGTCAAACAGGATCAACTGGTTAATGAGCTGGAAAAAGACATAGACCATGAATGCACGGAAATCATGGCCAGACGCCAACCGGCAGCATTTGATTTGCGTATGTTGATTGCAACCATTAAAATTATTACAGATCTGGAGCGTATTGGTGATGAGGCGGCTCGCATTGCCCGTATGACTATGCGTCTGGAAGGTTCTGATTATTATCAGGATAAATACTACGAAATTGAACATTTACTGGAATTGGTAAAAGACATGCTGAATGGGGCATTGGATGCCTATGCCAGAACCGATGTTGAAGAGGTGATAGAGATTACCGCTCAGGACACCAAAGTCGATAGAGAATATACCAGTATCACCCGGCAGCTGATTACCCAGATGATGGAAAATCCCAGAAACATTACCCGTGCCCTGGATATGCTGTGGACTGCCAGAGCGTTGGAACGTATAGGCGATCATGCCTGCAATGTTTGTGAACATGTTATTTACATGGTCAAAGGTAAGGATGTGCGCCATGTCAGCAGGGAAGAGCTGGAAAAAACTGTGAAAACAGCTCGTTAA